Genomic DNA from Peribacillus simplex NBRC 15720 = DSM 1321:
ATGTTTTTATTTTGGTAAAATAAAAACCGTGTGAATGTACGATCATGACCATTTTGTTTTCATGTACCTTCGCCCTAGCAGCAGAGAGTTACGAGATACACCTCTGTATTGAGGAACAAAATGAGAACATAAAGGCTGTCACATAGGCTGCAATATTTTACACAAGGAGTATTGTATAATATTCTGCTCAATGAGTCAAGGACAGTTGTGATTAATTAAGGAATAGATAAAGAGAATCGCAGCAAGGAAATACAATATTTTTTAAAAAAATTTTTTATGGAGGATTTTTCCATTGCAAGCCTTATAATGAGATAATGAATACAAAAATCATGGATGGTTTCCGACATTTCTTGGGAGCCCTTGCCATGGGTGTGGTTCAATTCTGTTTCTTTTGCATCATTTCAAAGTGAAATATCAGAAGGTTCTCTAAAAATGTCAAAAGGGCTGATGAGGCGTAATATATTGCGAAGAATTCAGGAAAGGACCGGGTACATGTACATGGGGTCCTGGAATGGAAAAGGGAGCAGGCAAGGATTGCCGCTCCCTTTAAATTTTATAGATGGTTGGAAAGGATTTCAGCGAACTTTTCAAGTCCTTGCTGATCCATTTCGTCAAAACGGTCCGTGACCGGGCTGTCGATATCGAGGACACCGTACAATTTTCCATCCTTCATGAGCGGTATGACAATTTCAGATCTTGATGCCGCATCGCAGGCGATATGTCCAGGGAATTGATGGACATCCTCTATGCGCAGGGTTTTTTCAGTTGCCGCTGAAGTTCCGCATACGCCCTTGCCCATTGGAATGCGGACACAGGCTGGAAGGCCCTGGAAGGGTCCAAGTATTAATTGGCCTTCTTCGTATAAATAAAAGCCGACCCAGTTAATCTCATCGAGAAACTGATTAAGTAAAGCTGCCGCATTGCTTAAATTGGCTATCTGGTTCGTTTCATCTTCGATTAAGGCAAGTAGTTGTTTTTGGACCAGTTCATAGTTTTTTTCTTTTTTTCCTTGATACATTTCGACATTAAACAAAAGCGTTCACCTGTCTTCCGCATATTTTTACAGCACTTTCTAATCATGATGCTTTATTGTTGGGAAATTGTCGAGAACTTACTAAAGGATTCAGGCTCTTCCGTGCAGAAGTAGTCCACAAGACTTGTCTCAAAGAAAGCGAGGGATTGCCTGAATGAATCGCCAGACGCCAACGAAACAAGCCATTGTGGAAGCTGCATTGCATTTATTTCATTTAAAAGGCTATCATGCTACATCCATACGGGATATTGCGAATAAAGCGAAAGTGAACGCTGCGAATATTGCCTACTATTTCAAGAATAAGCAGGGGTTGCTGGAATTCTGTTTCACTTCCTATTTAGAAGAATATATCCTGGTCCTTGAGACGAACATGACACTGCTGGAACTTAAAGGCCCGCAGCATTGCTTGATGAATCTTGTAAAGGATATTCTCGCTTTCCAGAGGGAAAACTTCCTTGCTGCACGGTTCATATATGGGGAATCATCACTCGATTCCAATTTAAACCGCGAAATTCATTCGACTTATTTTACAAAGGAAAAGTCTTATTTTCAATATGTTTTGGAACAAGGGATCAAGAGCAGGAGTTTCCAGCAGGTCTCCGTACCCATGTATATGCTGCAGTTGAAGGGTTTATTGACGGCCCCTGTCCTGCATACCCATTATGCGATGGATGTGCTTCATGTCTTCCCGCAGGAAGCCTATTACACGAATATTTATGCCAATGAAGTCGGACGTTTTCTGCAAGATACCCTTTTCATCGCCGAAGACCTACAGCCCCTGTTAGCCGGCCGGCCTAAAGTGTATACATGAGTTAACCATTGAACCCTGCAATCAGTGCCTGATGACCCTGACCCAAATCTTTAGCCTGATGGGCATCGGAACCGTAAATAAGCGGAATGCCGAGATCTAAAGCACGCTTTGCAAATCGTTCAGGAGGGTAGGGTTCACCGCATAGCGGCTTTACAAGCCCGGCCCCATTATAATCTAGTTCATACCTTTGAGCCTTGATCATATCGAGAACCTTGTAAACACGCTCGTCAAAACTTGATGCCGGCGGATATCGATGCTGGAATTTATGGACAAGCGTAATATGCCCGATCCGTTTTGGTTTATAAATGCCTAAATCAGTTTCTATTGATTTTTCCAGCGTATCGTAATATTTGGCATACACCGATTCCACTGAACCTAGTTCATTGGCAATCTCACCAAACCCATTTTCGCTGAAATCGATGCAATGCCAACTGTTTTGATGCTTGATGAAGTGGACGGAAAGTATACTATCATCAAGGAATTCTCCGATTTCGTCGAGGAATTCTTTTGTTTCTTTTTCATACCCCTCTATAAAGTCAACCTCCAGACCTGTTTTGATCAGGATTTTGTCTTTATAGCGTTTTTTCAGTACGCGGAGCTCTTGAAAGTAATCCAGGAGCAGGGCAGCGTCCATGCCGCTGTCTTTTTCAGGCGTAGGATCTTGAAAATCTCGTGGCAATGGAGCATGTTCCGTAAATGTGATTTCCTTTAATCCTAGCTCGATTCCCCGCGTAATATATTCATCGAATTTATCCGTAGAGCCGTGAGGGCAAAACGGAGTGTGCACATGACCGTCAGCTTTCATAGTCCTTCCCTCCCAAAAAACAGGTATTTGTAGCAATTTTCTACAAAAAAATCATTTTTCTCGTCAAAAATTATTGCTAACATGGTATCATAAAAGCATTAAATTTAACATTTTTAAAATTGATATAAACGAGCAAGACTGTAAGGACTAGAACAGGGGGCTTACCATGGATTACATAATTGGGGTAATTGTATTAATTTTGATTTTCATCATTTGGGGTTATTTTTTCAAAAAGAGATATTTTAAAGAAATCGATCGACTGGAATCCTGGAAAATAAGCATCACGCACCGCCCCGTGCTGGAAGAGCTTTCTAAAGTCAAACAATTGAATATGACAGGTGAAACAGAGGAAATGTTCGAAAACTGGCGCATTGAATGGGACGCCATCATTACGGATCATATGCCCGAAGTCGAAGAACTTTTATTCGATGCCGAGGAATTCGTAGATAAATACCGTTTCAGCCGTTCAAAAGAGGTACAGCGCAAAATTACAGTCAAGCTGAATGAAATCGAGGAAATGATCAAAAAGATCTTATACGAACTGAATGAACTCGTAGGCAGTGAGGAAAAGAATCGATTGGAAATTGAGGATATCAAAGAGTCCTACCGTCAATTGAAGAAATCCTTGCTTGCACACAGGCATAATTATGGGAAAGCGGCTGATAAGCTGGAAAATTCCTTGGATGAAGTATTGCAGATCCTTCAGAAGTATGAAGAAGAGACGGTGAACGGCAATTATTTGAATGCGAGGGAGCTTGTTCTATCCATTAAGGAAAAATTGGCGGTTCTGTCAGTTAAAATGGAAATGCTCCCTAAATTATTGGTGGATAGCCAATCCGAGCTGCATTCCCAGCTTCATGAATTGAAGGATGGTTATGAGGAGATGTCAGGACAAGGGTATCAGTTGAGCCATATCCAATTCGAGCAGGAAATATCACGGCTTGAGGAGGAACTGGAATTATATAAAACACAATTGGAAAATGCCGAAACGGAAGCCGTGGAAAAAGGCATTAAAGAAATGCGTGAAAGCATTGAGGTGCTTTATGACCTTTTGGAAAAAGAAGTACTTTCAAAACAGTATATCTTGAAAAATGATGAAGTTCTTAGGAAAACGATAAGTGACCTAGAATATGAAAACGATAAACTTAAAGTTGAAACCATACATGTTCAACACACGTATCATCTGACGGAAAATGAGCTCGATGCACAACGGAAAATGGAAAAGCAGATTGCCCAGATTTCGAAACGCCATCAATTGCTCAACTTGAAAATGGAGGATAATGTGATGGCAAGCTCCCTTATCAGCGAAGAGATGCAGGGGCTGGCTGTACAGTTGAAGGAATTACAGGAAAATCAGAAAGACTTTACCGTTAAATTACAGGCTTTACGAAAAGATGAAATGGATGCCAGGGATTCACTGGCCGAATTGAAACGCAAAATGGTCGATACTGGACGCTTAATTGCAAAAAGTAATATTCCAGGTCTTCCAGAAGAGTATAAAGTGGTGCTTCAGGACGCTAAAGAATGCATGGATGACGTTCAGGGGAAACTTGAAGAAAAGCCGCTTGAGATGGCCGCTGTTTATATTTATTTGGAAAAAGCGGTTCAACAGGTGAATAGGGTCCACGAAAAAGCGCAAGAATTGATCGAACATATGTATTTGGCCGAAAAGGTGATCCAATTCGGAAATCGCTATCGAAGCAGTCACGATATGGTTGCCGAGAGCCTAAGGGAAGCGGAAGCCAAATTCCGAAGCTATGAATATCAAGCCGCATTGGAAACGGCAGCCACCGCCATAGAAAAGGTCGACCCAGGCAGTTTACAAAAAATCGGGGCGAACATAGAAGAAGTCCTTTCCTGAAAACCCGCCATGGCGGGTTTTTTTCTTTTACCGGCCCCTGAATAGATAGGTGGGAAGTTAAATCATTCTGCGGGAATTAAAAGAAGCAGGTCTCCTATCATTCATGGACCAGTGTTTTACATTCTCTTTCAAATTCAATTATGTTAATATTAGAAGTTGCAACAGCAACATTGAAACTAATATTTAGTAGAGTGATCATCATAGATACAAAAACATGGAAGGTGAACCCATGATTTATTTTGACAATAGTGCAACAACAAAACCATATCCCGAAGTAATCGAATCATTCATGAAGGTAACTTCGGACTATTTCGGGAACCCCTCTTCACTTCATGGACTTGGGGTGCAATCCGAAAAACTGCTTTCCGCTGCAAGAAAGCAGATCGCTGATTTATTGAAGGTGAAGAGTTCGGAAATATATTTCACTTCCGGGGGGACGGAAGGAAATAATCT
This window encodes:
- the refZ gene encoding forespore capture DNA-binding protein RefZ; its protein translation is MNRQTPTKQAIVEAALHLFHLKGYHATSIRDIANKAKVNAANIAYYFKNKQGLLEFCFTSYLEEYILVLETNMTLLELKGPQHCLMNLVKDILAFQRENFLAARFIYGESSLDSNLNREIHSTYFTKEKSYFQYVLEQGIKSRSFQQVSVPMYMLQLKGLLTAPVLHTHYAMDVLHVFPQEAYYTNIYANEVGRFLQDTLFIAEDLQPLLAGRPKVYT
- the hisJ gene encoding histidinol-phosphatase HisJ — protein: MKADGHVHTPFCPHGSTDKFDEYITRGIELGLKEITFTEHAPLPRDFQDPTPEKDSGMDAALLLDYFQELRVLKKRYKDKILIKTGLEVDFIEGYEKETKEFLDEIGEFLDDSILSVHFIKHQNSWHCIDFSENGFGEIANELGSVESVYAKYYDTLEKSIETDLGIYKPKRIGHITLVHKFQHRYPPASSFDERVYKVLDMIKAQRYELDYNGAGLVKPLCGEPYPPERFAKRALDLGIPLIYGSDAHQAKDLGQGHQALIAGFNG
- a CDS encoding GAF domain-containing protein, with translation MFNVEMYQGKKEKNYELVQKQLLALIEDETNQIANLSNAAALLNQFLDEINWVGFYLYEEGQLILGPFQGLPACVRIPMGKGVCGTSAATEKTLRIEDVHQFPGHIACDAASRSEIVIPLMKDGKLYGVLDIDSPVTDRFDEMDQQGLEKFAEILSNHL
- the ezrA gene encoding septation ring formation regulator EzrA, with protein sequence MDYIIGVIVLILIFIIWGYFFKKRYFKEIDRLESWKISITHRPVLEELSKVKQLNMTGETEEMFENWRIEWDAIITDHMPEVEELLFDAEEFVDKYRFSRSKEVQRKITVKLNEIEEMIKKILYELNELVGSEEKNRLEIEDIKESYRQLKKSLLAHRHNYGKAADKLENSLDEVLQILQKYEEETVNGNYLNARELVLSIKEKLAVLSVKMEMLPKLLVDSQSELHSQLHELKDGYEEMSGQGYQLSHIQFEQEISRLEEELELYKTQLENAETEAVEKGIKEMRESIEVLYDLLEKEVLSKQYILKNDEVLRKTISDLEYENDKLKVETIHVQHTYHLTENELDAQRKMEKQIAQISKRHQLLNLKMEDNVMASSLISEEMQGLAVQLKELQENQKDFTVKLQALRKDEMDARDSLAELKRKMVDTGRLIAKSNIPGLPEEYKVVLQDAKECMDDVQGKLEEKPLEMAAVYIYLEKAVQQVNRVHEKAQELIEHMYLAEKVIQFGNRYRSSHDMVAESLREAEAKFRSYEYQAALETAATAIEKVDPGSLQKIGANIEEVLS